The following proteins are encoded in a genomic region of Bradyrhizobium sp. SK17:
- a CDS encoding flavin-dependent oxidoreductase, which yields MTVLIAGGGIGGLTLALSLHQIGVPCRVFESVPELRPLGVGINVLPHAVRELIELGLHDVLDATAVRTRELAYFSKHGKPIWSEPRGLEAGYKWPQFSIHRGRLQQLLLDAATERLGRDNILTSHHLTGWTETADGVRAEFIDKATGKPADSHDGAVLIAADGIHSAVREKLYPQEGPPIWNGRILWRGITRANAFLTGRTMIMAGHETLKFVCYPISKEAGADGKFDINWVAERHMPPTYQWRREDYNRTAKLDEFLPWFETWNFDWLDVPGLIRNCPHAYEYPLVDRDPIPQWTFGRVTLMGDAAHPMYPIGSNGASQAILDARTLTREILAHGPTQAALSAYEAERRPATTDLVMLNRRNGPEQVMQLVEERAPDGFRIVTEVLSQQELEDIAANYKRVAGFQVEGLNAKPPIVQRAGSYNLSPSS from the coding sequence ATGACTGTACTCATTGCAGGTGGCGGAATTGGCGGGCTGACGCTGGCGCTCAGCCTGCATCAGATCGGCGTGCCCTGCCGCGTGTTCGAAAGCGTGCCGGAGCTGCGGCCGCTCGGCGTCGGCATCAACGTGCTGCCGCATGCGGTGCGCGAACTGATCGAGCTCGGCCTCCACGACGTGCTCGACGCGACCGCCGTGCGCACGCGCGAGCTCGCCTATTTCTCCAAGCACGGCAAGCCGATCTGGAGCGAACCACGCGGGCTCGAGGCCGGCTACAAATGGCCGCAATTCTCGATCCATCGCGGCCGCTTGCAGCAACTGCTGCTTGATGCCGCCACCGAACGGCTGGGACGCGACAACATCCTGACCAGCCATCACCTCACCGGCTGGACCGAGACCGCCGACGGTGTCCGCGCCGAGTTCATCGACAAGGCAACCGGCAAGCCGGCGGACAGCCATGACGGCGCGGTGCTGATCGCCGCCGACGGCATCCATTCGGCGGTGCGCGAGAAGCTCTATCCGCAGGAGGGTCCGCCGATCTGGAACGGCCGCATCCTGTGGCGCGGCATCACGCGGGCGAACGCCTTCCTGACCGGCCGCACCATGATCATGGCCGGGCACGAGACCCTGAAATTCGTCTGCTACCCGATCTCGAAGGAGGCCGGTGCCGACGGCAAGTTCGACATCAACTGGGTCGCCGAGCGGCACATGCCGCCGACCTATCAATGGCGCCGCGAGGACTATAACCGCACTGCGAAGCTCGACGAGTTCCTGCCCTGGTTCGAGACCTGGAACTTCGACTGGCTCGACGTGCCCGGCCTGATCCGGAACTGCCCGCATGCCTACGAATATCCGCTGGTCGATCGCGATCCGATCCCGCAATGGACCTTCGGCCGCGTCACGCTGATGGGCGACGCCGCGCATCCGATGTACCCGATCGGCTCCAACGGCGCCTCGCAGGCGATCCTGGATGCGCGCACGCTGACGCGCGAGATCCTGGCGCATGGCCCGACGCAGGCGGCGCTGTCAGCCTATGAGGCCGAGCGGCGACCGGCGACGACCGATCTCGTGATGCTGAACCGCCGCAACGGCCCGGAACAGGTGATGCAGCTGGTCGAAGAGCGCGCGCCCGATGGCTTCAGGATCGTCACCGAGGTGCTGTCGCAACAGGAGCTGGAAGACATCGCTGCCAACTACAAGCGCGTCGCCGGCTTCCAGGTCGAGGGCCTCAACGCCAAGCCGCCGATCGTGCAGCGGGCGGGCTCATACAATCTATCCCCGTCATCCTGA
- a CDS encoding glutathione S-transferase family protein, translating to MLKLYTAPGTCALASHIALAEAGAPYTVERLDFKNNQQNSPEYLKINPKGRVPTLVTEHGVLTETPAMLAYIAQTYPQAKLAPLDDAFAFARLQSFNSYLCSTVHVCHAHKMRGARWATQESSFADMKTMIPKTMGACFNLIERDMLRGPWVMGENYTVGDAYLYTLTLWLDGDGVDIATLPKVKAHRTAMESRPAVQKVLAEQRA from the coding sequence ATGCTCAAGCTCTACACCGCCCCCGGCACCTGTGCGCTCGCCTCCCACATCGCGCTGGCCGAAGCCGGCGCGCCCTACACGGTCGAGCGGCTCGACTTCAAGAACAACCAGCAGAACAGCCCGGAATATCTCAAGATCAATCCGAAGGGCCGGGTGCCGACGCTGGTGACCGAGCACGGCGTGCTGACCGAGACGCCGGCGATGCTGGCCTATATCGCGCAGACCTATCCGCAGGCGAAGCTCGCGCCGCTCGACGACGCCTTCGCATTCGCCCGGCTACAGTCGTTCAACTCCTATCTCTGCTCGACGGTGCATGTCTGCCACGCCCACAAGATGCGCGGCGCGCGCTGGGCGACCCAGGAGAGCTCGTTCGCCGACATGAAGACGATGATCCCGAAGACCATGGGCGCCTGCTTCAACCTGATCGAGCGCGACATGCTCAGGGGACCGTGGGTGATGGGCGAGAACTACACCGTCGGCGATGCCTATCTCTACACGCTCACCCTCTGGCTCGACGGCGACGGTGTCGACATCGCGACCTTGCCCAAGGTCAAGGCGCACCGCACGGCGATGGAGAGCCGCCCGGCGGTGCAGAAGGTGCTGGCGGAGCAGAGGGCGTAA
- a CDS encoding LysR family transcriptional regulator, with product MNLNSLDLNLLVALDALLRDGSVSRAALRLNLSQPATSHALQRLRDLIGDPLLVRNGARMELTPRAQALRSPLAQALDQVRTLFVADDFDAARSDRHFRLMMPDLAVELLMPRLMEKVTRLASNVTIDVVPWRSSTIFTPDFARTIDLVISIGNSFKGFHRQRLYTDIDALALRRGHPVGTKLRKREAFLAARHVAVIIRGHNEDLIDTWLRAKGIERRIALVVPGYIEALHVTARTDLVAFVPHRLIAALAKQLSLMIVTPPLDPGIDEQYMFYPTRAQMDPGSIWLRKLMLETGRELETGKA from the coding sequence ATGAATTTGAATTCGCTTGACCTCAATCTGCTGGTCGCGCTCGACGCGCTGCTGCGCGACGGCAGCGTCAGCCGCGCCGCGCTGCGGCTCAACCTATCGCAGCCGGCGACCAGCCATGCGTTGCAGCGGCTGCGCGACCTGATCGGCGATCCGCTGCTGGTGCGCAACGGCGCGCGGATGGAGCTGACGCCGCGGGCACAGGCGCTGCGCTCGCCGCTGGCGCAGGCGCTCGACCAGGTGCGCACGCTGTTCGTGGCGGACGATTTCGACGCCGCACGCAGCGACCGGCACTTCCGCCTGATGATGCCCGACCTCGCGGTCGAGCTCCTGATGCCGCGGCTGATGGAGAAGGTGACCCGGCTGGCGTCGAACGTCACCATCGACGTGGTACCGTGGCGGAGCTCGACGATCTTCACGCCGGACTTCGCCCGCACCATCGATCTCGTGATCTCGATCGGCAACTCCTTCAAGGGCTTTCACCGCCAGCGGCTCTACACCGACATCGATGCGCTCGCGTTGCGCCGCGGCCATCCCGTCGGCACCAAGCTCAGGAAGCGCGAGGCGTTCCTCGCCGCACGCCATGTCGCCGTGATCATCCGCGGCCACAACGAGGATCTGATCGACACCTGGCTGCGCGCCAAGGGCATCGAGCGGCGGATCGCGCTGGTGGTGCCGGGCTATATCGAGGCGCTGCACGTCACCGCACGCACCGACCTCGTCGCCTTCGTGCCGCACCGGCTGATCGCGGCGCTGGCGAAGCAATTGTCGCTGATGATCGTGACGCCGCCGCTCGATCCCGGGATCGACGAGCAGTACATGTTCTACCCGACCCGGGCGCAGATGGACCCGGGCTCGATCTGGCTGCGCAAGCTGATGCTGGAGACCGGACGGGAGTTGGAGACGGGGAAGGCATAG
- a CDS encoding nuclear transport factor 2 family protein: MSAADNKKLVQQMFTVAGDPDPAVREKSLFIATLADDAIWTVTGQYSWSRTFTGKPSILKDLLGHVRSRLTERGRTVANRIVADGDIVVVEAKGNSLTKEGRRYDNDYCLVLRFDGGRIKEVREYCDSVLTERALGPFPSIEVRAAG, encoded by the coding sequence ATGAGCGCAGCCGACAACAAGAAACTGGTGCAGCAGATGTTTACCGTCGCCGGCGATCCCGACCCGGCGGTGCGCGAGAAATCGTTGTTCATAGCAACCCTCGCCGATGACGCGATCTGGACCGTGACCGGGCAATATTCCTGGTCGCGCACCTTCACCGGCAAGCCGTCGATCCTGAAGGATTTGCTCGGCCATGTCCGTTCGAGGCTGACGGAGCGCGGCCGCACCGTCGCCAACCGCATCGTCGCCGACGGTGACATCGTGGTGGTCGAAGCCAAGGGCAACAGTCTCACCAAGGAAGGCCGGCGCTACGACAACGACTATTGCCTGGTGCTCCGCTTCGACGGCGGTCGGATCAAGGAGGTGCGGGAATATTGCGACTCGGTCTTGACCGAGAGGGCGCTCGGTCCGTTTCCGTCGATCGAGGTTCGCGCGGCGGGTTGA
- a CDS encoding DUF1127 domain-containing protein: MAAALAALVWFRQRRENRRSWRRLAAMSERELQDIGVCRADVSHHRRRDHGLYWPP; this comes from the coding sequence TTGGCGGCCGCGTTGGCGGCACTGGTCTGGTTCAGGCAACGGCGCGAGAACCGGCGTTCGTGGCGGCGGCTCGCTGCGATGAGCGAGCGGGAGTTGCAGGACATCGGCGTCTGCCGCGCCGATGTCTCTCATCATCGCCGGCGCGATCACGGCCTGTACTGGCCGCCGTAG
- a CDS encoding glutathione S-transferase family protein — translation MIKFYFNGAPNPNKVALFLEESGLPFEAIPVDTRKGEQFAPEFLKVNPNGKVPAIDDDGVLVFDSNAILLYLAEENGKFLPANTPANRAATLSWLMFIATGLGPYSGQAVHFKHFAPKDLDYANNRYQYEANRHYKILDDHLAKSRYMVGDSYTIVDMAFWGWARMAPFVLGEENYAKYPNVKRLVDEISARPAAARAIALKDKHSFKAEMDDEARGIMFGHLKNKVA, via the coding sequence TTTCAATGGCGCACCGAACCCGAACAAGGTTGCACTCTTCCTGGAAGAATCCGGCCTGCCGTTCGAGGCGATCCCGGTCGACACCCGCAAAGGTGAGCAGTTCGCGCCGGAGTTCCTGAAGGTCAACCCGAACGGCAAGGTGCCGGCGATCGACGATGACGGCGTGCTGGTATTCGATAGCAACGCCATCCTGCTTTACCTCGCCGAGGAGAACGGCAAATTCCTGCCCGCCAACACCCCGGCCAACCGCGCCGCGACGCTGTCGTGGCTGATGTTCATCGCGACCGGCCTCGGCCCGTATTCCGGCCAGGCGGTGCACTTCAAGCATTTCGCGCCGAAGGACCTCGACTACGCCAACAATCGTTACCAGTACGAGGCGAACCGCCACTACAAGATCCTCGACGATCACCTCGCGAAGTCCCGCTACATGGTCGGCGACAGCTACACGATCGTCGACATGGCGTTCTGGGGCTGGGCGCGGATGGCGCCGTTCGTGCTCGGCGAGGAGAACTACGCGAAATATCCCAACGTGAAGCGTCTGGTTGACGAGATCTCGGCGCGGCCGGCCGCGGCTCGCGCCATCGCGCTGAAGGACAAGCACAGCTTCAAGGCCGAGATGGACGACGAAGCCCGCGGCATCATGTTCGGCCACCTCAAGAACAAGGTGGCGTAA